One genomic window of Leptospira paudalimensis includes the following:
- a CDS encoding SRPBCC domain-containing protein — MTSTELKTEITENQVIYRKYFEVSNELLFDVWSDPIHLKEWWGPDGFTLTVISFDFRNGGFFEFVMHGPDGRDYKNKIQFLKIEKPRLISYQHIGDGEGDEDVNFQSEIVFEPTNHGKCTNLTMVQVFSTKQELERVNQKYGAIEGGKQHVGNLTKYLETLSKVV; from the coding sequence ATGACCTCAACAGAATTAAAAACAGAAATTACAGAGAACCAAGTGATCTATCGAAAGTATTTTGAAGTTTCAAACGAATTATTATTTGATGTTTGGTCAGATCCAATCCACTTAAAAGAATGGTGGGGACCAGATGGTTTTACTCTGACAGTCATATCATTTGATTTTAGGAATGGAGGATTTTTTGAATTTGTGATGCATGGACCAGATGGTCGCGATTATAAAAACAAAATCCAATTCTTAAAAATTGAAAAACCTCGTTTGATCTCTTACCAACACATTGGTGATGGAGAGGGAGACGAAGATGTCAATTTTCAGTCTGAAATTGTATTTGAGCCTACGAATCATGGAAAGTGCACAAATCTTACTATGGTGCAAGTGTTTTCCACAAAACAAGAATTAGAGCGTGTGAACCAAAAATATGGAGCGATTGAAGGTGGAAAACAACATGTTGGAAATCTGACAAAGTATTTGGAAACCCTCTCAAAGGTAGTTTGA
- a CDS encoding ArsR/SmtB family transcription factor produces MNSFLALGDDTRREIILLVAKNGEMTSTAISHHFSISAPAISQHLQLLRELKLLNVKKEAQKRIYSVNLDGFSEMEELIMKVRADWSKRLNRLERYALKLKKGKTI; encoded by the coding sequence ATGAATAGTTTTTTAGCTCTGGGTGATGATACGAGACGTGAAATCATACTCCTTGTCGCAAAAAATGGTGAGATGACTTCCACTGCCATTTCGCATCATTTCTCCATCAGTGCTCCGGCGATCTCACAACACTTACAGTTGTTAAGAGAATTAAAATTATTGAATGTAAAAAAAGAAGCTCAAAAAAGAATCTATTCTGTCAATTTGGATGGTTTCTCTGAAATGGAAGAATTGATTATGAAAGTGAGAGCCGATTGGAGTAAACGTTTAAACCGGTTAGAACGTTATGCATTAAAACTAAAAAAAGGAAAAACAATATGA